In Leptolyngbya sp. NIES-2104, the genomic window AAGTAGACTGGGAGCTAGTTTCAGTCTCTTAGTCCATTTCTAATGGACTTTCGCCGATTAGCCCGAAATTCTATTTCAGGGCGGGATGTAGCAACAAACGACAACTTTTCAAACATCATTTAATGCTGAGCACTGCTTGCAAATGAAGCTCTTAACTGCCCACAAGCCGCATCCGCTTCTAATCCGCGAGTCTTTCGCACACTCACCGCAATTTTACGATCGCTCAATGCCTTCACAAATTGCTGAATCCGTCGCTGATCCGGTCGCTGGTAATCGGCTTCACTGATTGGATTGTACGGAATCAAATTCACATGACTCTGAAATCCCCGCAGATGATCGGCAAGCTCGATCGCGTGTTCCACACAATCATTTACGCCCGCCAGCAAAATGTATTCAAACGTGACTCGCCGCCCGGTTAGGCTCACATATTCGCGACATTCATCGAGCAGTGTTTCTAACGGATACTGTCGCGCACTTGGAATTAATTGCTCTCTAACTTTCTGATTTGAGGCGTGTAAACTCACGGCAAGTGTCGCCTGTAAATGATGCTCTGCAAGCTTGTGAATGCGACCGGGAATGCCAACGGTAGAAATTGTGATGTAGCGGCGACCAATCCCGATGTCTTCATTCATCGATCGAACTGCACCCAAAACATTCTCGACATTTAACAGCGGTTCACCCATGCCCATGAAGACAATGTTACTCACCCGCTGCTGAAAAACTTCTTGAACAGTGAGCACTTGATCGACGATTTCATGGCGTTCGAGATTGCGCTTGAATCCGCCTTTTCCAGTCGCACAGAAATCACACGCCATCGGGCAGCCGACCTGAGAGGAGACACAAAC contains:
- the rlmN gene encoding 23S rRNA (adenine(2503)-C(2))-methyltransferase RlmN, with the protein product MKALVGASLPELTEWVKEQQQPAYRGQQLHQWIYQRGARSLSEISVFPKQWRSEMSECAIGRSEIHHEAKSIDGTVKFLLRLNDGQIVETVGIPTDKRLTVCVSSQVGCPMACDFCATGKGGFKRNLERHEIVDQVLTVQEVFQQRVSNIVFMGMGEPLLNVENVLGAVRSMNEDIGIGRRYITISTVGIPGRIHKLAEHHLQATLAVSLHASNQKVREQLIPSARQYPLETLLDECREYVSLTGRRVTFEYILLAGVNDCVEHAIELADHLRGFQSHVNLIPYNPISEADYQRPDQRRIQQFVKALSDRKIAVSVRKTRGLEADAACGQLRASFASSAQH